From a single Pseudoliparis swirei isolate HS2019 ecotype Mariana Trench chromosome 12, NWPU_hadal_v1, whole genome shotgun sequence genomic region:
- the epm2a gene encoding laforin produces MLFRFGVVLTPESPDVEVSVLGSRAEMGGWDPRAAVQMRASQKHLLSTQEPCLWIGDVQLAEPFKDALWFKFVKRVRGICVWEGSGPSHDRCCSYDERNVVDGVYCHPIGHWIEETGHTDEMKHTTNFYIGVAGQKAIHFSRVLPHIWLGSCPRQVEQVTIKMKHGLGITAVMNFQTECEVVNNSDGCRRDLGEAMTPETMMHLYKDCGLVYVWIPTPDMSTEGRTRMLPQAVFLLHGLLENGHTVYVHCHADGGRSTAAVCGLLMYVLGWSLRKVQYFVAARRPAVCMDETALVRAQADFTQKFGRLRPSISCTDT; encoded by the exons ATGTTATTTAGGTTCGGTGTCGTCCTCACTCCGGAGTCTCCGGACGTAGAGGTCTCCGTGTTGGGTTCGCGTGCAGAAATGGGCGGCTGGGACCCGCGCGCAGCGGTTCAGATGAGAGCCTCACAGAAGCACCTGCTGTCGACTCAGGAACCGTGTCTGTGGATCGGCGACGTCCAGCTGGCAGAGCCGTTCAAAGACGCATTATGGTTCAAGTTCGTCAAGAGAGTCCGCGGCATTTGTGTCTGGGAAG GTAGTGGTCCCAGCCATGACAGATGTTGTTCCTATGATGAGAGGAACGTTGTGGATGGAGTGTACTGCCATCCGATTGGTCACTGGATAGAGGAAACGGGACACACAGATGAGATGAAACACACCACCAACTTCTACATTGGTGTGGCTGGTCAGAAGGCCATTCACTTCTCCAG GGTGCTGCCACATATTTGGCTGGGCAGCTGCCCTCGACAGGTGGAACAGGTGACGATAAAGATGAAGCATGGATTGGGAATTACTGCAGTGATGAACTTCCAGACAGAGTGCGAAGTGGTGAACAACTCCGACGGCTGCAGGCGCGACCTCGGAGAAGCCATGACCCCTGAGACCATGATGCATTTGTACAAAGACTGTGGCCTGGTGTATGTGTGGATACCCACACCTGACATGAGCACTGAGG GTCGTACCCGGATGCTTCCCCAGGCTGTGTTTTTGCTTCATGGTCTGTTGGAGAATGGTCACACTGTCTATGTTCACTGTCACGCTGACGGAGGCCGGTCGACGGCAGCTGTGTGCGGCCTGCTCATGTACGTCCTCGGCTGGAGTCTGAGGAAGGTGCAGTACTTTGTTGCAGCCAGGAGGCCGGCGGTGTGCATGGATGAGACGGCTTTGGTCCGGGCTCAGGCCGACTTCACTCAGAAGTTTGGACGACTACGACCATCCATCTCTTGCACAGATACATGA